Within Oryctolagus cuniculus chromosome 17 unlocalized genomic scaffold, mOryCun1.1 SUPER_17_unloc_1, whole genome shotgun sequence, the genomic segment GATTCTGGAGTTAGGGTAAGTTCTACATCAAAAGGTTGAACTGTGACTTCTGTCAGGGTTGGATGCTGAGCCTGAACCTGGTCTGGTTGTGAAAATACCTCCTCATGGAGCACGGGAGGTactttagtcttcttcagggctgtagaatgttcagccttcctggtacgctttgcatttatggtaagcactgtgtccaaaggctgaactgtgatgtgaggcaatgttggatattgagcttgattatgacccagtgttggaactgtcacctcTTGATGTATTGGAGATTGGGTTACACCCTCCGTGGAAGGTTGACTGGAGGTCTCCTGCATGTCTGTGGAGGGTTCAGTCACCATACTGCTGGTTTCTGGAGTTATGGTGAGTCCCAGGTCCAGATGTTGAGTTGTGACTGGAGTCAGGTTTGGAGATGGAGCTGTAGTCTTGCTCAGGTCTGTAGGATGCTCAGCCTCTGTAGTAGGTTCTGTAGTAATGGTAAGTGCCAGGTCTAAAGGTTGATTTGTGACACTGGGTGATAGTGGAGGTTGATTTTGACCCTCATGATGCACTGGTGGCTGAGCTACAGATTCTTTAGGTGGAGTCTCCTGCACATTTGTGGCAAGTTCAGCCTCTGTAATGGGCTGTGGAGTTATTGTAAGTGCCAGATCAAAAGGTTGAAATGTGATGCGGGGTGATTTTGGAAACTGAGCTTGATCCTGAGCtggtgttggaactgtcatcCCCTGATATCCTGGGGATTGAGCTATACCCCCCTTAGATGGCCCTGGAAGCTGAACTGGGGCCTCCTGCATGATTGGAGAAAGTCCGCCTTCCATTCCAGGTTGTGTAGTTATGGTGAGTTCCACATCCAAAGGTTGACCTGTGACTTTGGTCAGGTTTGGCTGCTGAGTTTGAAGCTCCTGCTGGGTTGCAGACGATTGAGTGTTAGGGAAGTCTTGTGCCTCGGCTGGGGCTATATTTTGCACTGGATCTTGTTTTGCCTCCTTGAGGGGCTCTAGAGGCTCAGCTCGAGAAAGTTCCATCTTTTCAGGCAGTGCTGGAGGCTTGGCAAGAGGAGGCCCAAGCTGGGTTGGAGAAAATTCAACTTGCTTGGTGGGAACTGTAGGCTGGGCAGgtccttcctgctgactggggtaAGGATAAACCTCTGGAGTGGGCTTTAGGGTTCTGGTAAGGTCAATATCcacatgttttggtttggttttagacaaccttaaatgctgagttctgagtatttcttctggAATATGAGGTGAAAATGCCATATTCATTGGGATAGCATCACTCATCTCTGGGAAGATATCTGAAGGctggtttgtgtttccctgttggagTGGTAATTGGTAAGCACTCACGGGGTGCTCTAGAGGTGGAACGGAAATCCCCTGCTGGCTTGGTGAAGGTTCCTTCAGTTcttcaggctgagctgggacccctggaagtggggagtgctcatcctcttccgggggctttggctgctgagctgtgtctgcctcctggtctttcaaAGGCTCAGGCTCCGTAGGGAACACTTAGGTGTGGGCTTGGGCTTCCTGATGGATTGGAGAAGGTCCAGCCTCCACGGGGGTCTGTaaaatttcagctgtttcctcctgctgggtcGTAGAGGGTTTCTCATCCTGCGTAACTTCTGGAGATTGAATTGGCAGTGGTTCGACCTCTTCAAGAGgcgttggaggcagagctgggactgaggcctgcgttgttgtgacctcgtggctgactggaaatgtttccacttctGCTTCAGGTTTTGGTGTTAGGGTCAGCTGCAGGTCTGGAGGTTTAGTAGTCACATTGGGCAAGTCGTACTGCTGAACTTGATGGTGACCAGGAGGTAAAATGGTCACTGTGTGATGacttggaggctgggctgggacttctgtcttctttccagaaGATTCAACCTCCTCAGAAGACTCAGAGGGCCGCCTTGGTTGCTCCTGCTCACTGATATAAGGTTCGGTCTCCATAGGAGGGACTGGAGTCAGAGCTAGGGCctccagctggcctggaggagcttGAGTCTCCACCAGGGCCTCCGCGTACTGAGCAATCTGCTGCTGTTCTCTGAGAGAAGGCTCTGTCTCCAcgggagggcctggaggaggctgtCTCCACCAGAGCCTCCGCATACTGAGCTATCTGCTCCTGTTCACGGGGAGAAGGTTCTGCCTCCACGGAAGGGCGTGCAGTGTGAGCTCTGGGTGCCTGCTGGAATGGGGAAGGTTCCGTCTCTGCAGAAGGGACCGGAGTCAGCTCTGGGGGttcctgctgg encodes:
- the LOC138847851 gene encoding leucine-rich repeat-containing protein 37A3-like → MSDAIPMNMAFSPHIPEEILRTQHLRLSKTKPKHVDIDLTRTLKPTPEVYPYPSQQEGPAQPTVPTKQVEFSPTQLGPPLAKPPALPEKMELSRAEPLEPLKEAKQDPVQNIAPAEAQDFPNTQSSATQQELQTQQPNLTKVTGQPLDVELTITTQPGMEGGLSPIMQEAPVQLPGPSKGGIAQSPGYQGMTVPTPAQDQAQFPKSPRITFQPFDLALTITPQPITEAELATNVQETPPKESVAQPPVHHEGQNQPPLSPSVTNQPLDLALTITTEPTTEAEHPTDLSKTTAPSPNLTPVTTQHLDLGLTITPETSSMVTEPSTDMQETSSQPSTEGVTQSPIHQEVTVPTLGHNQAQYPTLPHITVQPLDTVLTINAKRTRKAEHSTALKKTKVPPVLHEEVFSQPDQVQAQHPTLTEVTVQPFDVELTLTPESIVEGEPLPTMQETSGQPPGPHNEVVYQPPVYYEMVVPKPSQDQTPHPMSPSGTAEPSKLESTITQVPTTQDEHSTAFKSISPPPYPMYPEVTFSPPVQIQTQHTNLPQVTVKPLDLEITQTPQRTTEATPSTTMQMTLIQSTEPLKELVTQSPGYNEMTVPTAGQHQAQHPTLSSVIAQPSKMELTITLVPTAKAGHSPSLKKTTDLHPGQVQTQHSTLTEVTDQPLNAAATINVCELCTCKDETLSCTGLSPVQKLHRVPVPEPNSYNGTFSIL